A single region of the Marinobacter nanhaiticus D15-8W genome encodes:
- a CDS encoding NADH:ubiquinone reductase (Na(+)-transporting) subunit B, which produces MALREFLNGIEHHFEKGGKYERWYALYEAVDTIFYSPSSVTSTTSHVRDGIDLKRIMITVWFCVWPAMFFGMWNIGYQANSFLAATPDAMMGDGGWRTAIISALAGNDPGSIWDNLVYGAAYFIPVYAVTFIVGGFWEVLFATVRRHEVNEGFFVTSILFALICPPTIPLWQVALGITFGVVIGKEVFGGTGKNFLNPALTGRAFLYFAYPAQISGDTIWTAVDGFSGATALSMAASGGMDAVRESMTWAQAFYGTIQGSIGETSTLAILIGGLILLGMKIASYRIVGGVMIGMIATTLLLNAIGSETNPMFGVPAHWHLVMGGFAFGMMFMATDPVSAAMTNTGKWAFGILVGLMTVLIRVVNPAFPEGIMLAILFANLFAPLMDHFVVQANIKRRLARG; this is translated from the coding sequence ATGGCATTAAGAGAGTTCCTCAACGGTATCGAGCACCACTTCGAAAAAGGTGGTAAGTACGAGCGCTGGTATGCGCTCTACGAAGCGGTCGACACCATTTTCTATTCGCCGAGCAGCGTGACGTCCACGACGTCGCACGTTCGCGACGGTATCGACCTTAAACGCATCATGATCACGGTCTGGTTCTGTGTCTGGCCGGCGATGTTCTTCGGCATGTGGAACATTGGTTACCAGGCCAATTCATTCCTGGCTGCTACTCCGGATGCCATGATGGGTGATGGTGGCTGGCGTACAGCTATCATCTCCGCGCTGGCAGGCAACGACCCGGGCAGCATCTGGGACAACCTGGTCTACGGTGCGGCCTACTTTATCCCGGTTTATGCCGTGACCTTCATTGTCGGCGGCTTCTGGGAGGTTCTGTTCGCGACGGTTCGTCGTCACGAGGTGAACGAGGGGTTCTTCGTGACCTCCATCCTCTTTGCCCTGATTTGCCCGCCCACCATTCCACTGTGGCAGGTAGCTTTGGGTATCACCTTCGGTGTCGTTATCGGCAAGGAAGTGTTCGGCGGTACTGGCAAGAACTTCCTGAACCCGGCGCTCACTGGCCGTGCGTTCCTCTACTTCGCCTATCCGGCGCAGATCTCTGGCGATACCATTTGGACGGCCGTTGATGGTTTCAGTGGCGCAACGGCTCTGAGCATGGCAGCGTCCGGCGGTATGGACGCGGTAAGGGAGTCCATGACCTGGGCGCAAGCCTTCTATGGCACGATCCAGGGGTCCATCGGTGAAACCTCCACGCTGGCCATCCTGATCGGCGGCCTGATCCTTCTGGGCATGAAGATCGCATCCTACCGCATCGTGGGCGGGGTAATGATCGGCATGATCGCGACTACCTTGCTGCTCAACGCCATAGGTTCGGAAACCAATCCGATGTTCGGTGTGCCTGCGCATTGGCACCTGGTCATGGGTGGATTCGCTTTCGGGATGATGTTCATGGCAACCGATCCTGTATCTGCGGCCATGACCAACACCGGCAAGTGGGCCTTCGGTATCCTCGTCGGCTTGATGACCGTGCTCATCCGCGTGGTCAACCCGGCCTTCCCGGAAGGCATCATGCTCGCCATCCTGTTCGCTAACCTGTTTGCGCCGCTGATGGATCATTTCGTCGTGCAGGCCAATATCAAACGGAGGCTCGCCCGTGGCTAA
- a CDS encoding Na(+)-translocating NADH-quinone reductase subunit A, whose amino-acid sequence MIKIKKGLDLPISGAPEQTITEGKPVRSAALIGFDYNGMKPTMAVQEGDRVKRGSLLFTDKKTEGVRYTAPAAGVVKEINRGERRVFQSVVIEIDGDEAEGFARYESSQLGALERQQVVDNLVESGLWTLFRTRPYSKVPEIDSAPHSIFVSVMDTNPLAADPTVIIKDDPKSFENGLRILGKLTNGKVFVVGKPGSDVSVPKDDQVEVRQFDGVHPAGNVGTHIHFLDPVVGDKVVWSIGYQDVMAIARLFETGEVPSERIVALGGPKATKPRLIRTRVGASLDELLEGEHDTSVDVRVVSGSVFGGRTARGSCAYLGRYANQVSLLEEGDKRDFMGWMSPGTNRFSTLNIYLSKLTRGRRFNLTTTTNGSERAMVPIGAYEDIMPLDILPTQLLRSLIVGDTEMAQKLGCLELDEEDLALCTFVCPGKYEYGPILRQNLTRIEIEG is encoded by the coding sequence ATGATTAAGATCAAAAAAGGCCTGGATCTTCCCATCAGTGGCGCTCCCGAACAGACTATTACCGAAGGCAAGCCCGTGCGCAGCGCTGCGCTAATTGGTTTTGACTATAACGGTATGAAGCCAACGATGGCGGTTCAGGAGGGCGACCGCGTCAAGCGGGGCTCGCTGCTGTTTACGGATAAGAAGACCGAGGGTGTTCGATACACTGCACCGGCTGCGGGTGTGGTGAAAGAAATCAATCGCGGTGAACGCCGGGTATTCCAGTCGGTCGTCATCGAGATCGATGGCGACGAGGCGGAAGGCTTTGCTCGCTACGAGTCCAGTCAGCTTGGCGCTCTGGAGCGTCAGCAGGTGGTCGACAATCTGGTCGAGTCCGGACTCTGGACCCTGTTCCGGACGCGCCCATACAGCAAGGTGCCGGAAATCGACTCCGCACCGCATTCCATCTTTGTCTCAGTCATGGATACCAATCCGCTGGCTGCAGACCCCACCGTCATCATCAAGGACGACCCGAAATCTTTTGAGAACGGCCTGCGTATCCTGGGCAAGCTCACCAACGGTAAGGTGTTCGTGGTTGGCAAGCCAGGTTCCGACGTTTCCGTACCCAAGGACGACCAGGTGGAAGTGCGTCAGTTTGATGGCGTCCACCCCGCCGGTAATGTGGGTACCCATATCCATTTTCTGGATCCCGTCGTGGGTGACAAGGTGGTCTGGTCCATCGGCTACCAGGACGTCATGGCCATCGCGCGTCTGTTCGAGACTGGTGAAGTGCCATCTGAGCGTATCGTGGCCCTGGGCGGTCCCAAAGCGACCAAGCCGCGCCTCATCCGCACCCGTGTAGGTGCAAGTCTGGATGAGTTGCTCGAAGGCGAGCACGATACGTCTGTCGACGTGCGCGTCGTTTCCGGCTCCGTGTTCGGTGGTCGTACCGCACGCGGCTCCTGTGCCTATCTGGGTCGCTATGCGAATCAGGTAAGTCTGCTTGAAGAGGGCGACAAGCGGGACTTCATGGGGTGGATGTCACCCGGTACCAACCGTTTCTCGACGCTAAATATCTATCTCTCCAAGCTGACCCGTGGCCGTCGTTTCAACCTGACCACGACAACGAATGGCAGTGAGCGTGCAATGGTGCCCATCGGAGCCTACGAGGACATCATGCCGCTGGATATCCTGCCGACGCAGCTGCTGCGCTCGCTGATTGTGGGCGATACCGAAATGGCCCAGAAGCTGGGATGTCTCGAGCTGGACGAAGAAGACCTTGCCCTGTGCACCTTCGTTTGTCCCGGCAAATACGAGTATGGCCCTATCCTGCGTCAGAACCTGACCCGCATCGAGATCGAGGGCTAA
- a CDS encoding Na(+)-translocating NADH-quinone reductase subunit C, whose amino-acid sequence MAKKKETVSRTVVVALALCIVCSVIVSTAAVVLKPAQITNRNLDMKTNILAAAGMLQPGASADEIEEQFQRFDVRLVNLESGEYVDPQSIGLNDAMAYDQYRASADPEMSEDIPSSEDKAGIKRQADIAKVFVLQTNGELERIVLPIHGYGLWSTLYGFVSLEGDANTIEGLGFYAHAETPGLGGEVDNPKWKAQWVGKKVYGENLEEPEIQLVKGGVDPNAPDAEHKVDALSGATLTSRGVQQLVNFWMSERGFAPYLNKLREGEV is encoded by the coding sequence GTGGCTAAGAAGAAGGAAACCGTTTCCCGCACGGTTGTCGTAGCCCTGGCGCTGTGCATCGTCTGTTCGGTCATCGTTTCGACCGCGGCGGTTGTGCTCAAGCCGGCTCAAATAACCAACCGTAACCTCGACATGAAGACCAATATCCTGGCCGCAGCCGGTATGTTGCAGCCAGGTGCCAGCGCTGATGAAATCGAGGAGCAATTCCAGCGATTTGACGTCAGGCTGGTCAATCTGGAATCTGGCGAATATGTCGACCCGCAATCTATCGGCCTGAATGACGCTATGGCCTACGACCAGTACCGAGCTTCGGCGGATCCCGAAATGTCGGAAGACATTCCGTCTTCCGAAGATAAGGCTGGCATCAAGCGCCAGGCCGACATCGCCAAGGTGTTCGTGCTGCAAACGAATGGTGAGCTCGAGCGCATTGTACTGCCGATTCACGGCTACGGCTTGTGGTCTACGCTATACGGCTTTGTCTCTCTCGAAGGCGATGCCAATACCATCGAAGGTCTTGGTTTCTATGCCCATGCGGAAACACCGGGCCTGGGGGGCGAAGTCGATAACCCGAAGTGGAAGGCTCAATGGGTTGGCAAGAAGGTATACGGCGAAAACCTGGAAGAGCCCGAGATCCAGTTGGTCAAGGGTGGTGTCGATCCCAATGCACCTGATGCTGAACACAAGGTCGATGCGCTCTCCGGAGCGACGCTGACCAGCCGTGGTGTACAGCAGCTGGTTAACTTCTGGATGAGTGAACGTGGCTTCGCGCCCTACCTCAACAAGCTTCGCGAAGGGGAGGTCTGA